In Cicer arietinum cultivar CDC Frontier isolate Library 1 chromosome 1, Cicar.CDCFrontier_v2.0, whole genome shotgun sequence, one DNA window encodes the following:
- the LOC101515761 gene encoding histone-lysine N-methyltransferase ATXR2, which yields MEPICPITSTSANEISALLSPPSPHQLQEYYHNVFSTRHCSDITIKQDDNSGKGVYAAIDFKEGELVLKDQMLVGTQHSSLQIDCFVCSFCFRFIGSIETQIGRRLYLNELRANESHGCDEGSSSNSLRNCDEMDSTDEDESTMRCSSGSSKTKVPLPDGVVESLMNGQLRLPCTEKFSLPPSVPCPSGCGEAYYCSMSCAEADWESSHSLLCTGESSNPRRREALLNFMKHSNETNDIFLLAAKAISSTILRYHKLKANSLAEKGKYDASCVFDHYNFSLLLEAWRPISMGYKKRWWDCVALPDDIDSSDEASFRMQIKELAFESLQILKTAIFDKECEPLFSLEIYGHIIGMFELNNLDLVVASPVEDYFLYIDDMMNPDKEEAEKITQPILDALGEDYSICCQGTAFFPLQSCMNHSCCPNAKAFKRDEDRDGQATIIALRPISKGEEITISYVDEDLPFEERQASLADYGFRCRCPKCIEEET from the exons atggaACCCATTTGCCCTATTACCTCCACTTCTGCCAATGAAATCTCTGCTCTTCTCTCTCCTCCCTCACCTCATCAACTTCAG GAATATTACCACAACGTTTTCTCTACAAGGCACTGCAGTGACATCACAATTAAACAAGATGACAACTCTGGAAAAG GTGTGTATGCTGCAATAGACTTCAAAGAGGGGGAACTTGTTCTTAAGGACCAAATGCTTGTTGGGACTCAACACTCTT CTTTGCAGATTGATTGTTTTGTTTGTAGCTTTTGCTTTCGTTTTATTGGTTCAATAGAAACTCAAATTGGAAGGAGACTTTACTTGAATGAATTAAGGGCCAATGAGAGTCATGGTTGCGATGAAGGAAGTTCCTCAAACTCTTTGAGAAATTGTGATGAAATGGATTCAACTGATGAAGATGAGAGCACTATGCGATGTAGTTCTGGTAGTTCCAAAACTAAAGTTCCTCTACCTGATGGTGTCGTGGAATCATTGATGAATGGACAATTGAGATTGCCGTGCACTGAGAAGTTCTCCTTGCCTCCATCTGTTCCATGCCCTAGTGGATGCGGAGAAGCTTACTACTGCAG CATGTCATGTGCAGAAGCTGATTGGGAATCCTCCCATTCTTTACTCTGTACTGGTGAGAGTTCCAATCCGAGACGTAGGGAGGCGCTCCTAAATTTCATGAAACATTCTAATG AAACAAACGATATATTCCTCCTTGCTGCAAAG GCCATTTCTTCTACGATATTAAGGTACCACAAGTTAAAAGCAAATAGTCTTGCAGAGAAAGGGAAATATGATGCATCTTGTGTTTTTGACCACTACAATTTCTCTCTTCTTTTGGAAGCTTGGAGGCCTATATCAATGGGATACAAGAAAAG GTGGTGGGACTGCGTTGCATTACCAGATGATATTGATTCTTCCGATGAAGCGTCATTCAGGATGCAAATAAAAGAGTTGGCATTTGAG TCTCTCCAAATTCTTAAGACGGCAATATTTGACAAGGAATGCGAGCCAT TGTTCTCCCTTGAAATCTATGGACATATCATTGGCATGTTTGAGCTGAATAATCT TGATTTGGTGGTTGCTTCTCCCGTGGAGGATTACTTTTTATACATAGATGATATGATGAATCCTGATAAG GAGGAAGCTGAGAAAATTACACAACCAATTCTAGATGCTCTAGGTGAAGACTATTCTATCTGTTGCCAAG GAACTGCATTTTTTCCTTTGCAAAGCTGTATGAACCATTCCTGTTGTCCTAATGCCAAAGCTTTCAAAAGAGATGAG GATAGAGATGGCCAAGCGACCATAATTGCACTGAGGCCCATCTCTAAAGGAGAAGAG